TGAATTGATAATATTTGCTACAATATTGATGTTTTGGATAGGATTAGGATAATATTTTGTTTTCAGCCAACCATTTTTCAAGTTAAGGTAACCATTCGTTTTGGGGAACAATTTTTTATCTAAACTAAAAATCCCGTTCGCTTTGATATCTGTATCCATCAAACCTCTTACATCAATATCTTTTAGCCCTAAAGACTGACTTAAAGTCTGTAAATCAACTGCACCTTTTACATTGGCATTAATAAACATTTCATCTAAACCTTTTGTTTTAACAACCGCCTTAAAGTTATTATTCGGACCGAGGTCGAAGCTTAATTTTTTTAAATCAATTTCTAGTTTTTCTGTATTTAAATCGGGTAAATCTACATTAAGGTTCATATTAAAATTGTTCATCGGAACCGGAGCTTTTCCGTTGGAAACAAAACCGTCTTTTACAAACAATCTCGCTTTCAATCTTGGTTTTTGATTTTGAGGCTCACTGAATCGTCCTTTCAGACTAAAAAACAAATCACTATTTCCTTCAATTTTGGTGTCTTTTGCCCAATCTAAATACTGTGGCGGAAGCACAGAAATCATATCACGAATGGTTGTTTTTTCTGATGCGACATTGATGTCGAGATTATAACCGTCTTTTAAAATACTTACAAAACCTGTAAATTTTAAAGGTAAATCATTAATTCTCAACTCATTTTTTCTAAGCACAAAAGTCAAAGCATTGGTATTGATTCTGGTAATTAAATCGGCGTGCAACGTTTTTTGTTTAGCGTAATAAATTCTGTTTAAGCTAAAATCAAGCTTATCAATATTCAAATCTGTTGTAAGGTCAAAAATATCTTCACTTAAACCACCTTTTCCTGTATAATTTAATCCTTTTGCATCCACCAAAACTCTTGCGGCATGGTCGTTATACTTGATATTCCAGTTTCTTAATTTAATTAAATCAAGCTTTATAGATGCTCCGGTTCCTGTTGTATCTTTTGGCTTTTCTGAAGGTTTTGAAACATAAACGTTATAATTTGCTTCTCCTTTCGTATTGACAAAAACATTGGCATAAGCATCTGTAACATAGATTTCATCAATTTTCACTTCACCATCGAAAATTAGATTTTTAAGATTAATCCCCACGGCTACTTCTTTTGCAGCAAGCAAAGTGTCGTTTTGAAAAGGCTTTGAACCTTTCAGTAAAAAATCATCAACAGAAACCGTCAATGATGGAAAGTGTCTAAAAAAAGTAAGGTGTGTTTTTTTATAATCCAGTTTACCTGCAAGATGATTATTGGCAAATAGTTTTACCTGCTCAGAAACTGTTCCCGGAAATAAAACAGGAATGATAAACATAAGAAAAAGAATGGATACGATTGAAATTCCTATCCATTTCAAAATTTTCAAGATTATATTTTTAAACCTATTCATGGCTGAATTATTTTGTGATTATACGTGTGAATTCTATAAGAATATTTGATTATCATCTAAAATCGAGCCATTGAAAACCTTAGATATTCTGAAAATCACTAAAACTGTTCAGAAAGAAATAATTTTCTTTTTTATCACTAACAGATGTAATATTTATATCATTTTGATTGTCAATAACAATATAAACCATACTCGAATGACTAAATATCAAATCTTTTTACTCTTTATTTTCAATGTTGTATTTTTTTCAGCTCAACAAAAATTTACTATTAATGGTACTGTTTCCAACCGTAATAACAACAGTTCACCAGTAGAAATCTATCTGTATAACAGCGAAAATAAGCTGGTAAAAACTACAGTAACCCGAGAATCAAAATTTGAGTTTAACGATTTAATATCAAACACCTATTATCTTCAGATTTCTTCTGGGGAAACAGAACAAAAAGAAAAACCATTCTTACTAAACCGTAATGAAAGTTTCAATATCGTCTATCAACCTAAAATAAATGAAATTGAGGGAGTAACTATCAATCGGGAGAAGAAAAAATTCAGTGTAGAAAACGGAAATATCACATTAGATATTGCAGATTCACCTTTAAATAAAGTAGCTAGTTCTTCAGAATTATTGGCTAAATTACCTTTTGTCACCCTTGATGCAAATGGTGAAGGTCTTTCTATGGTTGGGAAAGGTACTCCTTTGTTGTATGTTGATAATCAACGGATAGATTTTTCTACTCTGGCAGGAATTTCAGTGGAAGATATAAAATCGGTTGAAATCATTAGAAATCCATCTGTGAAGTATGAAGCTGAAGGCAAAGCAGTCATCAAAATCAATTTGAAAAAGAGTAAAAAAGATGGCTCTAAACTTTCATTATCTGAAACAGCGACTTTTCAAAAACGATTCAGCAATTATTTTAATGCAAATTTTCAGCAGAAAAAAAACAAAACAGAGTGGAAAATCAATGCAGCCTACAACGCCATTCAACATTGGGAAAGCAATGGCTACAATTATGCGGTACCCAGCCAAAACATTTCGTCAGATTATACTATCCTTTCTCTTACCAATCGCCCGCAAACTATTTTCGGAGCAAGTTTGTATCAGGAATTAAACGATGATGGAGATTATCTTACTTTGACTTTCAACAGTAATTTCCGTCCGGATAAAGGAGATAACAATACCAATACAAAATATTCTGAAAACGGAATTTCTAAAAACATCTTGACGTTAAATCATCAAGATAGCAAAAGAGCATCTATCAATTCAATTTTTAATTATAATAAGAAATTAGCTGATTGGGATGCTAATATTTTTACTGGATTTCAATACACACGAGAAAGCCGAAATGTAGATTATGAGTTTTTGAATAATATTGATGGTTCAGGATATGAATTCAATCAATTTCGAAGACAAATGTATGCCGGTGATGTTTATTCGGGAAGAATTGATTTTGAAAAAAAACTCAATGAAAATTACAAATTAGAACTTGGCACAAGTTTTACAAAAGCAGAAACAATTACCGATAATATCACAGATTTTGCAGCTTTAAAAGCTCCCGAATTTTTTAATTATCTTTTTAAAGAAAATAATAGCGGGTCATACATTAATTTTGGAGCTGAAAAAGATAAATGGAACTTTAAAGCCGGAATTCGTATGGAAACTACTTCCGCAAAAGGATTTGATAATATTTTGAAAGACACTACCCTATCTCGAAATGCCCTCGACTGGTTTCCCAATGCAGAAATTTCGTTTCAACAAAATAAAGAATATGTTTACACCTTAAATTTCAGAAAAACAATCTCAAGACCTGGTTATGGCAATCTTTCTTCAGGAGGATTATACGGAAGTCCTTATATAGAATACGTTGGAAATCCCAATTTAATCCCGACATACACCAATACATTATCTTTTAATACAAGCTTAAAAAAATGGTCGGTAAATGCATCGGTTTACACAAGCAAAAACCCGATGGGATATACTTTGGTTTATGATGATGCAAAAAACATTTCAAAATTTACACTTATCAATTTTGACAAAGAGATGGGAGCAAGCATCGGTGTAGATTTCCCTTTTGAATGGAAAATATGGTCTTCACAAAACAGTATGTCTGTAAATTATGACAAGACAGAAGACAGTTTAGCTTTAATGAAAAAGTCCAATCCCTACTTATATTTCTACACCAACAATACTTTAAAAATTACTAAAACTTTTTCTCTATTAATGGATGGCTCTTACATCAGCAAGCGTACTCAAGGCTTGTACGAAAACAATGCAATTTGTGCCGTTAATTTTGGTATCACCAAATCTCTATCTGATTTTGATTTTACCTTCAGATACAACGATGTTTTTAAGCAGCTGAATTATGTCCAGACCATGACCTATGATAAAATTATTTCTACAGGAAATTTTTATGGAAATACACCCACCGTATCCTTTGCCGTAAAATATAATTTTGGAAGGCTTGAAAAATCGAGCTATAAAGAAAATAATGTTAATGAAACTTCTGGGAGGTTGTAAGAACATTTGCTTTTTTTAGTACAAGAGAAGTTCACCCCTGTCAATGTTTTAAACCTTGACAGGATTTTTTATATAGATTATGAAATGTAAACTATTTCTAAATTTATTATAGATAACCCTAATTTAATTATTTTTTAATATTAGCTTGCAATAAACAATCTACATCACCGTTGTTTAGGCAGATTTAAAGTTTTTATTTCTCAGTGTTTTGAAGAATAAGTATTTTATTTTTCTTTAATAAACTCTTTATTTTAATTAAAAAAATAAACTAAAAAAATTGATACAGAAAACATCATTAAGGGCTGCAACCACTATCGCTGCAGTCTGCTTTAGTACTGTAGTTTTTGCGCAGCAGAAATACTCGATAAGCGGTACGGTAAAGGATAAAAAAAATGGAGAATTGCTCCTCGGAGTTGCCGTAAAAGTTGCCGAAGACCCTACTATTTCAGTTGTGGCTAATGAGTACGGATTTTACTCGCTCTCACTTCCCAAAGGTTCTTATACTTTGGTTGTTTCAAGCCCGGGTTTTAAAGATTTTCAGCAGATTATTAATGTTGAAGATAATATTAAACAAAATATTGAGTTGAATCAGGAAGATGAGGAAAGAACAGCCAAAATTGATGAAGTCATTATTTCTGGTGTTAAAAAAGATAAAAATCTTTCTTCAGCACAAATGGGAACTGAAACATTAAGCATTAAAAACATTGAAAAACTTCCCGTTTTATTTGGTGAAAAAGATGTGATGAAAACGATTCAGCTTTTGCCGGGGATTAAAAGCAGCGGTGAAGGAAGCAGTGGTTTCAGTGTAAGAGGTGGCGCCACAGACCAGAATTTGATTTTATTGGATGAAGCTCCTGTTTATAATGCATCGCATTTACTAGGATTTTTCAGTACCTTCAACAGTGATGCGCTGAAAGATGTGAGCATCATCAAAGGAAACAGTCCGGCTCAATATGGAGGTCGTTTGTCTTCTGTTTTGGATGTAAAAATGAAAGACGGAAACAACAAAGATTATAATGTTAATGGCGGAATTGGTTTAATAAGCAGTCGATTAAGTGTAGAAGGTCCGATTCAAAAGGAAAAGTCATCATTCATTGTTTCGGGAAGACGAACCTATGCTGATGTTTTTCTGAAAGCAACCGATGATTTCAAAGACAGTAAATTGTATTTTTATGATTTAAACTTAAAAGCCAATTATCAAATCAATGACAATAACCGATTATATTTATCAGGATATTTTGGAAGAGATGTTTTAGGTTTAGGTGATACTTTTTCTACAGATTGGGGAAATACTACCGCTACTCTACGTTGGAACAGTATTATCAATAGTAAATTGTTCTCCAACACGTCATTCATCTACAGCAACTACAATTATAATGTAAGTTTAAGCAGTAACAATAATACTTTCGGATTAGATTCTGAAATTGAAGACTGGAATTTGAAGCAGGATTTCACATGGTTTGCAGGAAATAAGCATTCAGTAAAATTTGGTTTGCAGTCTATTTACCATACCATTACACCAAGCAGTGCTTCTGGAACAAGTGTGAGTAGCTTTCCTAGAAACCCGAGATATTCTTGGGAAAATGCAGTTTACATTAATGATGATTTTAAAGCAACTGAAAAATTAACGATTAATTACGGAGCAAGATTGGCGATGTTCTCTGTTTTAGGAGGTGATACTTTTAATACGTATGAAAATGGAGTTTTGACCGATTCTGAATTTTTAGAAAAAGGAAAATTTGGCAAAACTTATATCAATCTTGAGCCGAGAATTACGGCAAATTACAGAATTAATCAGGTAAGCAGCGTGAAAGGAGGATATTCCAGAAACACTCAGAATCTTCATTTATTGAGCAACAGCGGAAGCGGAAATCCTACCGACCAATGGATTGGGAGCAGCTATACCGTAAAACCTGAAATTGCCGACCAGATAAGCGCAGGCTACAGCCGAAATTTCAACAATAATAATTATGAGTTGAATGCTGAGATTTACTACAAATCAATGCAAAACCAAATCGACTTTAAAAACGGAGCGCAAATTAGTTTTGATACTGCTGCAGATGTAGAAAGCGAATTGCTATTCGGGAAAGGAAGAGCCTATGGTTTAGAATTAATTGCCAAAAAGAAAAATGGAAAACTAACCGGCTGGATTTCTTATACTTTGTCTAAAACTGAAAGAAAAATAAACGGTATCAACGATAACGAATGGTATGATGCAAGACAAGACAAAACGCATGATCTTTCTATTGTGGCAACATATCAACTGAATCCGAAATGGTCTTTTTCAGGATTATTCCTTTACAGCACCGGAAATGCAGTAACTTTCCCAACCGGAAAATATGAACTGAACGGGCAAACTGTTTTCCAATACAGCAAAAGAAATGCCGACAGAATGCCCGCTTATCATAGAATGGATTTGAGTGCAACCTATGAACCTAGCTCTAACAAACGCTTTAAAGGTTCTTGGTCATTCGGAATTTACAATGTCTATGGAAGACAAAATGCGTACACAATAACTTTTGAAGACAACCCGGATAATCCGGGAACTACGAGAGCAATGCAGACTTCGCTATTCCGTTGGGTTCCTAATATTACGTACAATTTCAAATTTTAATACATGCTAAAAATCTCATGTACTTAATAAAATATTTTAGTTTTTTTAATTTTAGTCTCAACTAATTTCTAAAATATAAAATCTAATTTCTAACTTCTATTTAATTTATGAAAAATATATTTTTAATCATATTATCCCTGTTTTTGGTAACGTCTTGTGAGAAGGAAATCGACCTCGATTTGGATGATCAAAGCGGAAGTATTGTCATAGAAGGCAATGTAACCGATCAGGCGGGTCCGTATTACGTGAAAATCACAAAATCGGTTGCTTTCACCCAAGCCAATCAATATCCGGCTATAGAAAATGCTCAGGTTGTTTTAAGCGACAATACCGGACAAACCGAAACCTTGTTATATATTGGAAACGGAAAATACCAGACATCAACTTTCGTTGGACAATCTGGAAGAACTTATACGTTAAAAATTCAGGCAGAGGGCAAAGAATACACTTCAACAAGCATAATGCCTGCAGCGGTTTCTTTTGACGGTTTAGACCAAGATTCTTTTATGGTGGGTGGTGAAACCAGTTACACTCTTTTACCGGTTTTCACCGATCCTCAAGCTTTAGGCGACCGTTATCTTTTTGTATACTCAGTTAACAACAATCCTAAACAGTTTTTTTCTGAGTTTTCTGATAATGTTAACAACGGAATGCTTAACCAAAGACCATTAATTTTACCCAACGACGATGGCGATAAACCAGACGATATAAAAGTTGTGGTAGGCGACACCATTCATGTAGAAATGCAGTGTATTGATGATAAAGTGTACACATTCTACTCAGCATTGCTTCAGCTTTCGGGAGGTGGCGCTGGCGGTGGTGTTACCCCAAGTAACCCACCAAGTAATATTAGCAATGGCGCTTTAGGATACTTTTCGGCACATACCGTGAGGAAAAAAAGTATCGTTATTCAATAAAAAAACGAGAAAAATATAAATAAAAGCTATTTCATTAATTTGAAATAGCTTTTTTATTGTATTGATTTATAGAGCATTTATATCACTAAAAAATACGTTAACAATAATTAACACAATTTAAATGTAACAAATATTCCCATTTCGGTGTCTTATAATTAAAATATGTAACTTTTAATGAAAAAAATATTAGCACCCATTGCTTTATTAATAGGAACTCTGGCTTTTTCACAAGCTGCTAAAGATACCATAGAATCAAAAGTAAACGAAATAGAAGAAGTAACTTTTGTTGCAAGAAAGCCTACTGTAGAATCTAAAGTTGACCGTACTGTTTTTAACGTTGCCAACAGCTCTATTCTTGCAGGAAATACGACTTGGGATGTTCTGAGAATGACCCCTTTGGTAAGTATTGATAACAACGACGCATTGAAAGCAGAAGGCGAATCTGTTACTGTTTACATCAACGATAGAAAATCTGTTTTTACAGGGAAAGAATTAAAAGAATATTTGCAGACAATGCCTGCAGATAATCTGATGAAAATAGAGGTTATTACAAGCCCGTCTTCAAGGTATGAAGCTTCAGGATCGGTTATAAATATTGTTTTGAAAAAGCGTGATGATGAAGGTCTGAAAGGAAGCGTAACATTCAACAACAGACAAAACACTCAAAATTCTCAGTACACCAATCTTAATCTTAATTATCATAAGAAAAATTTCACACAAACCCTTGTAGGAAGTTATAGCGACAATACTTGGGTGCAAAGAAACTCATTTTTGAATACATTTTATGAAAATAATGTCGTTACTGAGGGATCTACGAATAATATCTACAAAGGGAAAAACCCTTCTATATCTTCAACTTCAGAATATGAGTTGAATGACAAAAATACGATAGGCCTTATTTTAGAAGCCTATCAAGGTAAAAGAAGTAATAATTCAGACGCATTAGGAACTCGTTTTGAGAATAATATATTAGATTATTCTTATGATCAAAATCAAAACTCATCAACCTTAAATCGTACTTTTGGGACCAATTTTTTCTACAAATATTATGATAAAGAAAAAAACAGAATTTTAGATATCAATTTAGGAACAAACTACGACGGAGAAGATGATAACAGTTATTTTATCAAAAATAAAGTATCCTCAACTAAAACTGAGATTCAGGAAACTAGACTGCTTTCTGATGTTGAAAACCGAAATTATTACATCAAAGTTGATTACACTCAGCCTATAGGGAAATCAGGAGGTAATTTTGAAATTGGAGGTAAGATGGATTTTAATAATAATGTCATTCCCAATCAACTTTACGCAAATCAATTGAAAGGATTAAGTACAGGAGACACCTTCCATTATCAGGATAATATCAACTCTGTTTATGCCAATTATTCTAAAACGTTCTTCAAAAAATTAGAAACAAGAATTGGTTTACGTTATGAGCATATTGATTACAAATTCCGTCAGGATGTAGCAGGAACATCACGAGATGAATCTTACGGGAAATTGTTACCCAATATTTTACTTAAATATTCTTTTTCAGACAAATATGATCTGAGTTTAACGTATAATAAAAACCTTTGGAGACCATGGTATGCAGAATTTAACCCTTTTATGCAGCCTACCAGTGATGGGTTTTATAGCCGTGGAAATATGGAGCTCAACCCCAACCCAAGTGACAGGTTTTACATGAAATTCGGGTTTTTGAAAAAGTATTTTCTTTCGGCAAGATATACTTTCACAGATCAAGATTATTGGACCAAAGATGTTATCGAAGGCGACAAAATTATTTCAGAGCCAGCCAATTTTGTAGGAAAAGTTCATAAATACAATCTTTATGCAAACACCAATCAGTCTTTCCTTAAAAATAAATTAAACGTCAATTTAAGCTTCGGATGGAACTATCTAGACAATAGCGATTTTAA
The sequence above is a segment of the Chryseobacterium turcicum genome. Coding sequences within it:
- a CDS encoding outer membrane beta-barrel protein — encoded protein: MKKILAPIALLIGTLAFSQAAKDTIESKVNEIEEVTFVARKPTVESKVDRTVFNVANSSILAGNTTWDVLRMTPLVSIDNNDALKAEGESVTVYINDRKSVFTGKELKEYLQTMPADNLMKIEVITSPSSRYEASGSVINIVLKKRDDEGLKGSVTFNNRQNTQNSQYTNLNLNYHKKNFTQTLVGSYSDNTWVQRNSFLNTFYENNVVTEGSTNNIYKGKNPSISSTSEYELNDKNTIGLILEAYQGKRSNNSDALGTRFENNILDYSYDQNQNSSTLNRTFGTNFFYKYYDKEKNRILDINLGTNYDGEDDNSYFIKNKVSSTKTEIQETRLLSDVENRNYYIKVDYTQPIGKSGGNFEIGGKMDFNNNVIPNQLYANQLKGLSTGDTFHYQDNINSVYANYSKTFFKKLETRIGLRYEHIDYKFRQDVAGTSRDESYGKLLPNILLKYSFSDKYDLSLTYNKNLWRPWYAEFNPFMQPTSDGFYSRGNMELNPNPSDRFYMKFGFLKKYFLSARYTFTDQDYWTKDVIEGDKIISEPANFVGKVHKYNLYANTNQSFLKNKLNVNLSFGWNYLDNSDFNTKNDLNSDNNYISYWAGSTNLTYTNLFNKNINLSAWVEVSNQNNGNSVANKTNVFHNISATKIFPKTQLEFSLQLMNIFARPTFDSTTFSPTGSRRNSTRSDWYGASFSIVKRFGNQKVKENTKTDVEKNSGGGK
- a CDS encoding outer membrane beta-barrel family protein; translation: MTKYQIFLLFIFNVVFFSAQQKFTINGTVSNRNNNSSPVEIYLYNSENKLVKTTVTRESKFEFNDLISNTYYLQISSGETEQKEKPFLLNRNESFNIVYQPKINEIEGVTINREKKKFSVENGNITLDIADSPLNKVASSSELLAKLPFVTLDANGEGLSMVGKGTPLLYVDNQRIDFSTLAGISVEDIKSVEIIRNPSVKYEAEGKAVIKINLKKSKKDGSKLSLSETATFQKRFSNYFNANFQQKKNKTEWKINAAYNAIQHWESNGYNYAVPSQNISSDYTILSLTNRPQTIFGASLYQELNDDGDYLTLTFNSNFRPDKGDNNTNTKYSENGISKNILTLNHQDSKRASINSIFNYNKKLADWDANIFTGFQYTRESRNVDYEFLNNIDGSGYEFNQFRRQMYAGDVYSGRIDFEKKLNENYKLELGTSFTKAETITDNITDFAALKAPEFFNYLFKENNSGSYINFGAEKDKWNFKAGIRMETTSAKGFDNILKDTTLSRNALDWFPNAEISFQQNKEYVYTLNFRKTISRPGYGNLSSGGLYGSPYIEYVGNPNLIPTYTNTLSFNTSLKKWSVNASVYTSKNPMGYTLVYDDAKNISKFTLINFDKEMGASIGVDFPFEWKIWSSQNSMSVNYDKTEDSLALMKKSNPYLYFYTNNTLKITKTFSLLMDGSYISKRTQGLYENNAICAVNFGITKSLSDFDFTFRYNDVFKQLNYVQTMTYDKIISTGNFYGNTPTVSFAVKYNFGRLEKSSYKENNVNETSGRL
- a CDS encoding DUF4249 domain-containing protein; the encoded protein is MKNIFLIILSLFLVTSCEKEIDLDLDDQSGSIVIEGNVTDQAGPYYVKITKSVAFTQANQYPAIENAQVVLSDNTGQTETLLYIGNGKYQTSTFVGQSGRTYTLKIQAEGKEYTSTSIMPAAVSFDGLDQDSFMVGGETSYTLLPVFTDPQALGDRYLFVYSVNNNPKQFFSEFSDNVNNGMLNQRPLILPNDDGDKPDDIKVVVGDTIHVEMQCIDDKVYTFYSALLQLSGGGAGGGVTPSNPPSNISNGALGYFSAHTVRKKSIVIQ
- a CDS encoding TonB-dependent receptor gives rise to the protein MIQKTSLRAATTIAAVCFSTVVFAQQKYSISGTVKDKKNGELLLGVAVKVAEDPTISVVANEYGFYSLSLPKGSYTLVVSSPGFKDFQQIINVEDNIKQNIELNQEDEERTAKIDEVIISGVKKDKNLSSAQMGTETLSIKNIEKLPVLFGEKDVMKTIQLLPGIKSSGEGSSGFSVRGGATDQNLILLDEAPVYNASHLLGFFSTFNSDALKDVSIIKGNSPAQYGGRLSSVLDVKMKDGNNKDYNVNGGIGLISSRLSVEGPIQKEKSSFIVSGRRTYADVFLKATDDFKDSKLYFYDLNLKANYQINDNNRLYLSGYFGRDVLGLGDTFSTDWGNTTATLRWNSIINSKLFSNTSFIYSNYNYNVSLSSNNNTFGLDSEIEDWNLKQDFTWFAGNKHSVKFGLQSIYHTITPSSASGTSVSSFPRNPRYSWENAVYINDDFKATEKLTINYGARLAMFSVLGGDTFNTYENGVLTDSEFLEKGKFGKTYINLEPRITANYRINQVSSVKGGYSRNTQNLHLLSNSGSGNPTDQWIGSSYTVKPEIADQISAGYSRNFNNNNYELNAEIYYKSMQNQIDFKNGAQISFDTAADVESELLFGKGRAYGLELIAKKKNGKLTGWISYTLSKTERKINGINDNEWYDARQDKTHDLSIVATYQLNPKWSFSGLFLYSTGNAVTFPTGKYELNGQTVFQYSKRNADRMPAYHRMDLSATYEPSSNKRFKGSWSFGIYNVYGRQNAYTITFEDNPDNPGTTRAMQTSLFRWVPNITYNFKF